The Paenibacillus sp. RUD330 genome has a segment encoding these proteins:
- a CDS encoding DinB family protein yields the protein MEDSKPCLNAVRELLLQEISVLTEDEFNETAENHAWSIAQICQHLVKTEILFQKALAFGLRQKQQSRPQRRPIGIVSDRSVNYQAPKVSEPDDGPFQIPQIIQQLNVARSDFLALLDSVEDKSVLKEAAVHHPRFGDLPLDQWVELLHLHERRHAEQIKELKSVLKQNLDPSRHSS from the coding sequence ATGGAGGACAGCAAACCTTGTCTGAACGCTGTGAGAGAGCTGCTGCTGCAGGAAATTTCAGTCCTGACCGAAGACGAGTTCAATGAGACCGCGGAAAACCATGCTTGGAGCATCGCTCAGATTTGCCAGCATTTGGTGAAGACGGAAATCCTGTTTCAAAAAGCTCTTGCATTCGGCCTGCGCCAAAAGCAGCAATCCCGGCCGCAGCGGCGGCCCATCGGAATCGTGTCCGATCGCTCCGTCAACTATCAAGCCCCCAAGGTTTCGGAGCCCGATGACGGTCCCTTTCAAATTCCGCAAATCATCCAGCAACTGAACGTCGCCAGGTCGGATTTTTTGGCCTTGCTGGATTCGGTCGAGGACAAATCCGTTTTGAAGGAAGCAGCCGTGCACCATCCCCGGTTCGGCGACTTGCCTTTGGATCAGTGGGTGGAGCTGCTGCATCTGCATGAGCGGCGGCATGCGGAACAAATCAAGGAGCTGAAATCGGTCCTGAAGCAGAACCTGGATCCATCGAGGCATTCCTCATAA
- a CDS encoding amino acid ABC transporter ATP-binding protein produces MIEIQELRKSFGKNEVLKGISSTISKGEVVAVIGPSGSGKSTFLRCLNRLEEPTGGMIRFEGRDVTGAQKDLNSIRQKMGMVFQHFNLFPHMSVLDNLTVSPRKVKGLGKDEAEKIALELLRTVGLEDKRDARPDSLSGGQKQRIAIARALAMQPDVMLFDEPTSALDPEMVGEVLDVMKKLAQQGMTMIIVTHEMGFAREVADRLIFMDGGYIVEEGNPREVFAAPQHERTREFLSKVL; encoded by the coding sequence ATGATCGAAATTCAAGAGCTCCGCAAGTCGTTCGGCAAGAACGAGGTGCTTAAAGGCATCAGCTCGACCATCAGCAAAGGCGAGGTCGTAGCCGTCATCGGACCGAGCGGCTCCGGCAAGAGCACGTTCCTGCGCTGCCTGAACCGGCTCGAGGAGCCGACGGGCGGCATGATCCGCTTCGAGGGCCGCGATGTGACAGGCGCCCAGAAGGATCTGAACTCCATCCGCCAGAAGATGGGCATGGTGTTCCAGCACTTCAACCTGTTCCCGCATATGTCGGTTCTGGACAACCTGACCGTGTCTCCGCGCAAGGTGAAGGGGCTTGGCAAGGATGAAGCCGAGAAGATCGCGCTGGAGCTGCTGCGCACGGTCGGCCTCGAGGACAAGCGCGATGCCCGTCCCGACAGCCTGTCCGGCGGTCAGAAGCAGCGCATCGCCATTGCTCGCGCGCTCGCCATGCAGCCGGATGTCATGCTCTTCGACGAGCCGACCTCCGCGCTGGATCCCGAGATGGTCGGCGAGGTGCTCGACGTCATGAAGAAGCTCGCCCAGCAGGGCATGACGATGATCATCGTCACCCATGAGATGGGCTTTGCCCGCGAAGTCGCCGACCGCCTGATCTTCATGGACGGCGGTTATATCGTAGAGGAAGGCAATCCCCGCGAGGTGTTTGCGGCACCGCAGCATGAGCGCACGCGCGAATTCCTTTCCAAAGTGCTGTAG
- a CDS encoding amino acid ABC transporter permease produces the protein MNLDFSALNGYWSYFVDGAWLTLRLSVLGVLFGTFFGVLLALVRLSRIWALKFLAVTYIEIIRGTPMLVQILIIYYALPTVGINLPAFVAGVVALTINSAAYMAEVFRAGIQAIDKGQTEAARSLGMSRGMTMRLIVLPQAFRNMLPAIGNELIVIIKDSSLISVVGLAELLYNARTIQGVTFRSFEPLLVAGGIYFIMTFTLSRLLILLERRMGQR, from the coding sequence ATGAATCTCGATTTTTCCGCACTCAACGGATACTGGTCTTACTTTGTGGACGGAGCCTGGCTTACGCTCCGTCTTTCCGTTTTGGGAGTGCTGTTCGGCACTTTCTTCGGCGTTTTGCTTGCCCTTGTCCGCCTTTCCCGGATCTGGGCGCTCAAATTCCTGGCGGTAACGTACATCGAGATCATCCGCGGAACCCCGATGCTCGTGCAGATTCTGATCATCTACTACGCGCTGCCTACGGTCGGCATCAACCTGCCGGCGTTCGTCGCGGGCGTCGTCGCCTTGACGATCAACAGCGCCGCTTATATGGCGGAAGTGTTCAGGGCGGGCATCCAGGCCATCGACAAAGGGCAGACCGAAGCGGCCCGCTCCCTCGGGATGTCCCGCGGCATGACGATGCGTCTCATCGTGCTGCCGCAGGCTTTCCGCAACATGCTGCCGGCCATCGGCAACGAGCTTATCGTCATCATCAAGGATTCCTCGCTGATTTCGGTCGTCGGCCTCGCCGAGCTGCTGTACAACGCCCGGACGATCCAGGGCGTGACGTTCCGCTCGTTCGAGCCGCTTTTGGTCGCAGGCGGCATCTACTTCATCATGACCTTCACGCTGTCACGCCTGCTTATCTTGCTTGAGAGGAGGATGGGCCAGCGATGA
- a CDS encoding ABC transporter substrate-binding protein produces the protein MKKVWTVAIAAMLVLTACGQKGNVDSNTGGAANTGAAENTNAGTEQKTLVLGTSADYAPYEFHKTVDGKDAIVGFDIEIAKEIAKDMNAKLEIKDMDFDGLLLSLNTDKVDFVISGMTPTEERAKAVDFSKIYYMADQGVLAKKGNEGSFNTLDDLKGKKIGVQKGSIQEGIAKEIEGAKLTSIAKIPELILELNSGRVDALILEKPVADQYVKAQDTVALTNVKIEQSADEAGSAIAIKKGNQELVDSINKTIDRLKESGEIDRFVVEANELVGK, from the coding sequence ATGAAGAAGGTTTGGACAGTAGCGATTGCGGCCATGCTGGTGCTGACCGCATGCGGCCAGAAGGGCAATGTCGACAGCAATACGGGCGGTGCCGCGAACACGGGCGCAGCCGAGAATACGAATGCGGGCACGGAGCAGAAGACGCTGGTGCTCGGCACGAGCGCGGACTACGCGCCCTATGAGTTCCACAAAACGGTTGACGGCAAGGACGCGATCGTCGGCTTCGACATCGAGATCGCCAAGGAAATCGCCAAGGATATGAACGCGAAGCTGGAAATCAAGGACATGGACTTTGACGGCCTGCTGCTGTCGCTCAATACGGACAAGGTCGATTTCGTCATCTCGGGCATGACGCCGACCGAGGAGCGCGCCAAAGCCGTCGACTTCTCGAAGATCTATTATATGGCCGACCAAGGCGTGCTCGCCAAAAAAGGAAACGAAGGCAGCTTCAACACGCTGGACGATCTGAAGGGCAAAAAGATCGGCGTCCAGAAAGGTTCGATCCAAGAAGGAATCGCCAAGGAAATCGAAGGCGCCAAGCTGACCTCGATCGCCAAGATTCCGGAGCTGATCCTGGAGCTGAATTCGGGCCGCGTCGACGCTCTGATTCTGGAGAAGCCGGTCGCCGACCAGTACGTCAAAGCCCAGGACACGGTCGCGCTTACGAATGTGAAGATCGAGCAGTCCGCCGACGAAGCGGGCTCCGCCATCGCCATCAAGAAAGGTAACCAGGAGCTTGTCGATTCCATCAACAAAACGATCGACCGTCTGAAGGAAAGCGGAGAGATCGACCGCTTCGTCGTCGAAGCGAATGAACTGGTCGGAAAATAA
- a CDS encoding M20/M25/M40 family metallo-hydrolase yields MSSRLKLNRKLLSAVIAGSMLASLLTPAASAALPGAYETAAVQTTAVETSAPLDGSLVQGAPGYEAYRYMLNLTETIGTRPAGSAKENEARDYIRDEFAAMGYSPTVTEFVYNAKNGGKSYNVVAEKHGASPRTIIVGAHYDSVKAPSRGADDNASGVAVMLESAKAVSQQTVPYTIKFIAFGSEEAGLQGSKAYAAAMSEADKANTVAMINLDSLAAGDNMYVYGSAGKGGFVRDQALAIAGKLGLNLQTQNGDNPEYPAGTTGDWSDHAPFKSAGIPYAYLEATNWALGDKDGYTQTEKDGAIWHTAKDTLTYLNEQYPGRVEERLSTFASVLTSLLLEIEEPTKKLILSSDKASITEKRTITVDLPLPSGISAADAVDLNWTYGGKPLSDWKKYNAQKGDYSGAPFIYLEGAPVVSGRHLTAKITFDLPYDRVNVSGSPYRQLYPKLLGTNELMVSGADGAVASAPIKLNVYDTYRTYDEIKPEIDRITAGAKSGRYIETRVLGKSVQGRDINFTILAKDKASVDQYVNETLPAMIDDPAGLQEKIRSGKLTDYKVPVWINNIHPDEAPGVDAILNFFEEMTKKDTIRYDTTDSSGAARQVSFDVADALDDVIFLLNYTQNPDGRYLNTRANANGFDLNRDNSYQTQPETQIVASEIAKWSPLSFLDFHGFVGQFLIEPCTPPHDPNIDYDLLIDSMVEQADAMGRAAVANTKYDVYHIPYLEAEKAAADPSYKPIANATGWDDASPAYTAVFAMHQGALGHTIEIPELNEDSTTALLYTALASTDYVMANKQKLFLNQLEVYKRGIGNVDSPAVDKYLVNAKHESIGRPRVEGKSFFPEYYVLPVDGSNQKNALEAVNMVNYLIRNSVKVEKTTDYVAIEGRTYPKGTYLVPMHQAKRSFANLVLYDGIDVSDFSEMYADIVQSFSYMRGFDRYAVYAENAFAGRTEAVAAADKPVTAINGSYAHYVIRSTNNDAIRAVNELTAAGKAVTLLTSGGPDYEKGDYLVSYANLKLVKDKYSLVTVPWYSASSVPSGKLLKSAAVSATGVPAFALKDLGFKIAADQAAADVLVNTSGSKASIEAGKPFIAYGRSAMSTLKGTGLLPGFDFATTGSTHEGLIKAVLNQDSVISAPYQSEDYLYTQSGSYIKSVPEGAEILASASAAEDFFIAGWWPGHDAAKGKVMGFKLADKALNVTVFAGELTNKAHPQAQYRLLANAIYAAAPAAAAASMDDGDGEIPATPAAPWTPAPTVAPTATPAPSATPAPSPSIQPSASPTPTPAPAHSFRDLEPVGSWAGDAIAELYAKGIIKGLDASSFGPKKEVTRAEFLTMLVRALNLPSGTASLSFGDVSRNAWYYDAVAAAVSAGIAKGTGEGKFEPGRAITREEMAIMAANALKLAGSIVAADSSAALAAYKDSGKIASYARSSVALLSEKGILTGTGGGGFEPKGKANRAQAAVIISRLLHAS; encoded by the coding sequence TTGTCCAGCCGCTTGAAGCTGAACAGAAAGCTGTTGTCTGCCGTTATTGCCGGTTCGATGCTTGCATCGCTGCTGACTCCTGCGGCATCCGCCGCGCTGCCGGGCGCTTATGAGACGGCGGCCGTCCAAACGACTGCCGTAGAAACGAGTGCTCCGCTTGACGGATCTCTTGTGCAGGGAGCGCCGGGGTACGAGGCGTACCGGTACATGCTCAATCTCACGGAAACGATCGGCACGAGGCCGGCCGGTTCCGCCAAAGAAAACGAGGCGCGGGATTATATTCGGGACGAGTTCGCCGCCATGGGATACAGCCCGACCGTCACCGAGTTCGTGTACAACGCCAAGAACGGCGGCAAAAGCTACAATGTCGTCGCCGAAAAGCATGGCGCATCTCCGCGCACGATCATCGTCGGCGCTCATTACGATTCCGTGAAGGCGCCTAGCCGCGGCGCGGACGACAATGCGTCCGGCGTCGCCGTCATGCTTGAGTCTGCTAAAGCGGTATCGCAGCAGACCGTTCCTTATACGATCAAGTTCATCGCATTCGGTTCCGAGGAAGCGGGCCTGCAAGGCTCCAAAGCCTATGCGGCCGCCATGTCGGAGGCCGACAAGGCCAATACTGTCGCGATGATCAACCTGGACAGCCTCGCGGCCGGAGACAACATGTATGTCTACGGATCGGCCGGAAAGGGCGGCTTCGTGCGCGACCAGGCGCTTGCCATCGCCGGCAAGCTCGGGCTGAACCTGCAGACTCAGAACGGAGACAATCCGGAGTATCCGGCCGGAACGACCGGCGACTGGAGCGACCATGCTCCGTTCAAGAGCGCCGGCATTCCTTACGCTTATCTGGAAGCGACCAACTGGGCGCTGGGCGACAAGGACGGCTACACCCAGACCGAGAAGGACGGAGCCATCTGGCATACGGCCAAGGATACGCTGACGTACTTGAACGAGCAGTATCCCGGCAGGGTCGAAGAAAGGCTGAGCACCTTCGCATCCGTGCTGACGAGCCTGCTGCTGGAAATCGAGGAGCCGACCAAGAAGCTGATCTTGAGCAGCGACAAGGCCTCGATCACCGAGAAGCGCACGATTACGGTCGATCTGCCCCTTCCGTCCGGAATTTCAGCGGCGGATGCCGTTGATCTCAATTGGACCTATGGAGGCAAGCCGCTGAGCGACTGGAAGAAATACAACGCGCAGAAGGGCGATTACTCCGGAGCTCCCTTCATTTATCTGGAAGGCGCGCCTGTCGTAAGCGGACGCCATCTGACCGCCAAGATCACGTTCGACCTGCCCTATGACCGCGTCAACGTGTCCGGCAGCCCGTACCGCCAGCTGTATCCGAAGCTGCTCGGGACCAACGAGCTGATGGTGTCAGGCGCGGACGGCGCAGTCGCTTCGGCGCCGATCAAGCTGAACGTCTATGACACCTACCGCACTTATGACGAAATCAAGCCGGAAATCGACCGCATTACGGCCGGCGCGAAGAGCGGCCGCTACATCGAGACCCGGGTGCTCGGCAAGTCCGTCCAGGGCCGCGACATCAACTTCACGATTCTGGCCAAGGACAAGGCGTCCGTCGACCAATATGTGAACGAGACGCTGCCTGCCATGATCGACGATCCCGCCGGGCTGCAGGAGAAGATCCGCAGCGGCAAGCTGACGGACTACAAGGTGCCGGTCTGGATCAACAACATCCATCCGGATGAAGCGCCGGGCGTGGATGCGATCCTGAACTTCTTTGAGGAAATGACCAAGAAGGACACGATCCGGTACGACACGACCGACAGCTCCGGCGCCGCGCGCCAAGTGAGCTTCGACGTGGCGGATGCGCTGGATGATGTCATCTTCCTGCTGAACTACACACAAAATCCGGATGGCCGCTACCTCAATACGAGGGCCAATGCGAACGGCTTCGACCTGAACCGCGACAACTCGTACCAGACGCAGCCGGAGACGCAGATCGTCGCCAGCGAGATCGCCAAGTGGTCGCCGCTGTCGTTCCTGGATTTCCACGGGTTCGTCGGGCAGTTCCTGATCGAGCCGTGCACGCCTCCCCATGACCCGAACATCGATTACGACCTGCTGATCGACAGCATGGTGGAGCAGGCCGATGCCATGGGCCGCGCCGCTGTCGCCAACACGAAGTACGATGTGTACCACATCCCTTATCTGGAAGCCGAGAAAGCGGCCGCAGACCCCAGCTACAAGCCGATCGCCAACGCGACGGGCTGGGACGATGCTTCGCCGGCTTACACAGCCGTATTCGCCATGCACCAGGGCGCTCTCGGCCATACGATCGAGATTCCGGAGCTGAATGAGGATTCGACGACGGCATTGCTGTACACCGCGCTTGCTTCGACGGATTACGTCATGGCGAACAAGCAGAAGCTGTTCCTGAACCAGCTGGAAGTGTACAAGCGCGGCATCGGGAACGTGGACAGCCCGGCTGTCGACAAGTATCTGGTCAATGCCAAGCATGAGTCCATCGGCCGCCCGCGCGTCGAGGGCAAAAGCTTCTTCCCGGAATACTATGTCCTTCCGGTGGACGGGTCCAACCAGAAAAACGCGCTCGAAGCGGTCAACATGGTCAACTACCTGATCCGCAACAGCGTCAAGGTCGAGAAGACGACCGATTACGTCGCCATCGAAGGAAGAACTTATCCTAAGGGCACTTATCTCGTTCCTATGCATCAAGCCAAGCGCAGCTTCGCCAATCTCGTGCTGTACGACGGAATCGATGTGTCCGACTTCAGCGAAATGTATGCCGACATCGTGCAGAGCTTCTCTTATATGAGAGGTTTCGACCGCTACGCGGTCTACGCCGAGAACGCATTCGCAGGCCGAACGGAAGCGGTCGCGGCGGCGGACAAGCCCGTCACGGCGATCAACGGCTCTTATGCCCATTATGTCATCCGCAGCACCAACAACGATGCGATCCGGGCGGTCAACGAGCTGACGGCTGCCGGCAAGGCGGTCACGCTCCTTACGTCTGGAGGGCCGGATTACGAGAAGGGCGACTACCTCGTTTCGTATGCGAACCTCAAGCTCGTCAAGGACAAGTATTCCCTGGTCACCGTTCCTTGGTATTCCGCGAGCTCCGTCCCAAGCGGCAAGCTGCTGAAGTCGGCAGCCGTATCCGCAACCGGGGTTCCGGCATTCGCGCTCAAGGATCTCGGCTTCAAGATCGCGGCCGATCAGGCCGCAGCGGATGTGCTCGTCAATACGTCCGGCAGCAAGGCCTCCATCGAAGCCGGCAAGCCTTTCATCGCATATGGAAGATCGGCGATGAGCACGCTGAAGGGGACGGGACTGCTTCCGGGATTCGATTTCGCGACGACGGGCAGCACCCATGAAGGCCTCATCAAAGCGGTCCTGAACCAGGACAGCGTCATTTCCGCTCCTTATCAGAGCGAGGATTATCTGTACACCCAGTCCGGTTCCTATATCAAATCCGTTCCGGAAGGCGCCGAAATTCTGGCCTCGGCAAGCGCGGCGGAAGACTTCTTCATTGCCGGCTGGTGGCCTGGACATGATGCTGCCAAAGGCAAGGTCATGGGCTTCAAACTGGCCGACAAGGCCTTGAACGTGACCGTCTTCGCCGGCGAGCTGACCAACAAGGCGCATCCTCAGGCTCAATACCGCCTGCTCGCCAATGCCATCTACGCGGCGGCGCCTGCGGCGGCAGCCGCTTCCATGGACGATGGAGACGGAGAGATCCCGGCCACGCCTGCTGCGCCTTGGACGCCGGCGCCGACCGTGGCTCCTACGGCAACGCCTGCACCATCCGCGACACCGGCGCCATCGCCGTCGATTCAGCCATCGGCTTCTCCGACGCCGACGCCTGCGCCGGCTCACAGCTTCCGCGATCTCGAGCCGGTCGGCTCGTGGGCGGGAGATGCGATCGCAGAGCTGTACGCCAAGGGCATCATCAAGGGACTGGATGCAAGCAGCTTCGGTCCTAAAAAGGAAGTCACCCGCGCCGAATTCCTGACGATGCTCGTGCGGGCGCTCAACCTGCCGAGCGGGACGGCGAGCCTGTCGTTCGGCGACGTCAGCCGGAACGCCTGGTACTACGACGCTGTCGCTGCGGCTGTGTCGGCAGGCATCGCCAAAGGCACAGGCGAGGGCAAGTTCGAGCCTGGCCGGGCCATCACGCGGGAAGAAATGGCGATTATGGCGGCCAACGCGCTCAAGCTGGCCGGCAGCATCGTCGCGGCGGATTCGTCTGCGGCGCTTGCAGCCTATAAGGACAGCGGCAAGATCGCTTCCTATGCCCGTTCCTCCGTAGCTCTGCTCAGCGAAAAAGGAATCCTCACGGGAACGGGAGGCGGCGGATTCGAGCCGAAAGGCAAGGCCAACCGCGCTCAGGCTGCCGTCATCATCAGCCGTCTGCTCCACGCGTCCTGA
- the rocF gene encoding arginase, which yields MMDMTTGMNERLRNGQRKIQLIRVPFWLGGGRAGTELGPESIIEAGLKRQLRAMELELAEEWEVDVPGDAVEPAPSGCLMKHKAEVAEMAGLVGEKVYRSVSSGAFPLVLGGDHSVAIGTLAGLSGHYGKLGVIWFDAHGDLNHEGTTPSGNMHGMALAAAVGHGSFTLADIPGAGPLIRPGNVVLVGVRELDPGEKEFIRSSGMTCFTMHEIDRMGIHAVMEQAIAAAGRDADGVHVSFDLDCLDPLQAPGVGTPVPGGLSYREAHYALELLAESGIVTSLELVEVNPVLDPARRTARAAVELAASLLGKRIL from the coding sequence ATGATGGACATGACGACCGGCATGAATGAACGGCTGCGGAACGGGCAGCGCAAGATCCAGCTGATTCGGGTGCCTTTCTGGCTGGGCGGGGGCCGTGCGGGCACGGAGCTTGGACCGGAGAGCATCATCGAGGCCGGACTCAAGCGACAGCTGAGGGCGATGGAGCTTGAGCTGGCGGAGGAATGGGAAGTCGACGTGCCGGGAGACGCCGTGGAGCCGGCCCCTTCCGGATGCTTGATGAAGCACAAGGCCGAAGTGGCGGAGATGGCCGGCCTGGTCGGAGAGAAGGTATATCGCAGCGTCAGTTCGGGGGCTTTTCCGCTCGTGCTCGGCGGAGACCACAGCGTCGCCATCGGAACGCTGGCCGGCCTCAGCGGCCATTACGGCAAGCTCGGGGTCATCTGGTTTGATGCGCATGGGGACCTGAACCACGAAGGCACGACACCCTCGGGCAACATGCACGGCATGGCTCTGGCGGCGGCGGTCGGACACGGCTCCTTCACGCTGGCTGACATTCCGGGAGCCGGGCCGCTGATCCGGCCCGGGAATGTCGTTCTCGTCGGCGTCAGGGAGCTGGATCCCGGTGAAAAGGAGTTCATCCGCTCGTCCGGCATGACTTGCTTCACGATGCATGAGATCGACCGGATGGGCATTCATGCGGTCATGGAACAAGCGATCGCCGCCGCCGGAAGGGATGCCGACGGCGTTCACGTCAGCTTCGACCTGGACTGCCTCGATCCGCTGCAGGCTCCGGGAGTGGGGACGCCGGTTCCCGGAGGACTGAGCTACCGGGAAGCCCACTATGCGCTGGAGCTGCTGGCGGAGAGCGGAATCGTCACTTCGTTGGAGCTGGTGGAGGTGAATCCGGTGCTGGATCCTGCGCGGCGGACGGCCAGGGCGGCGGTAGAGCTCGCGGCATCCTTGCTCGGCAAGCGTATTTTATAG
- a CDS encoding ornithine--oxo-acid transaminase, with protein MQSAEAIALSERHAARNYHPLPIVIEKASGVWVHSPEGERYMDMLSAYSALNHGHRHPALIGALQDQAAKVTLTSRAFHNDAAAAFYGKLAGFTGKPRILAMNTGAEAVETALKAARRWGYTVKGIPEDQAEIIVCAGNFHGRTLAITSFSSSGEYKRGFGPFLPGFKLVPYGDLEAMEAAVGEHTAAVLIEPIQGEAGIVIPPDGYLRGIRELCSRRGVLMIADEIQTGFGRTGRRFACDWEEVEPDMYVLGKALGGGIMPISAVAADEGVLGVFEPGSHGSTFGGNPLACAVASAALGVLEDEALAERSERLGAYLLERLQAIRSPRIREIRGRGLFIGIELDRPARKYCEALMSKGLLCKETHETTIRLAPPLVIAEEELDWALERLAAVLEADIDHKGDGNDDGHDDRHE; from the coding sequence ATGCAATCCGCAGAAGCCATCGCTTTATCCGAGCGGCATGCCGCCCGCAACTACCACCCTCTGCCCATCGTCATCGAGAAGGCCTCCGGCGTCTGGGTGCACAGCCCGGAAGGCGAGCGCTACATGGACATGCTGAGCGCTTATTCGGCCCTGAACCATGGCCATCGGCATCCGGCGCTGATCGGGGCGCTGCAGGACCAGGCCGCCAAGGTGACGCTGACTTCCCGGGCCTTCCACAACGACGCGGCGGCCGCGTTCTACGGCAAGCTTGCCGGCTTCACGGGCAAGCCGAGAATCCTGGCCATGAATACGGGCGCCGAGGCGGTGGAGACGGCGCTGAAGGCCGCCCGCCGCTGGGGCTACACCGTCAAGGGAATCCCGGAGGATCAGGCGGAGATCATCGTCTGCGCGGGCAACTTCCATGGAAGAACCCTCGCGATCACCTCTTTCTCTTCGAGCGGGGAATACAAGAGAGGATTCGGCCCCTTCCTGCCGGGCTTCAAGCTCGTTCCTTACGGCGACCTGGAGGCGATGGAGGCGGCGGTCGGGGAGCATACCGCCGCCGTGCTCATCGAGCCGATCCAGGGAGAGGCGGGAATCGTCATTCCTCCGGATGGGTACCTGCGCGGAATCCGGGAGCTGTGCAGCCGCCGAGGCGTGCTCATGATCGCCGACGAGATCCAGACCGGCTTCGGACGCACCGGCAGGCGCTTCGCCTGCGATTGGGAAGAGGTGGAGCCGGACATGTACGTGCTGGGCAAGGCGCTGGGCGGCGGCATCATGCCGATCTCGGCCGTGGCGGCGGATGAAGGCGTGCTCGGGGTGTTCGAGCCGGGCTCGCACGGGTCCACGTTCGGCGGCAACCCGCTTGCCTGCGCGGTCGCCTCCGCAGCGCTGGGCGTGCTGGAGGACGAAGCTCTGGCGGAGCGTTCCGAGCGTCTCGGAGCCTATCTGCTGGAAAGGCTGCAGGCGATCCGGAGTCCCCGCATCCGGGAAATACGCGGCCGGGGGCTGTTCATCGGCATCGAGCTGGACCGTCCCGCGCGGAAGTATTGCGAAGCCTTGATGTCCAAGGGCCTGCTGTGCAAGGAAACGCATGAGACGACGATCCGTCTTGCTCCGCCTCTCGTCATTGCCGAGGAGGAGCTCGACTGGGCGCTCGAAAGACTGGCGGCAGTGCTTGAAGCCGACATCGACCACAAAGGAGACGGTAACGATGATGGACATGACGACCGGCATGAATGA
- a CDS encoding GntR family transcriptional regulator, with amino-acid sequence MQPKYQSLKDHVYEYIAQRIQEGTLLPGSKINEAEICKKLDISRTPTREALFRLSSDNLLDYLPRRGFTVKAFDQKKKEDYSLLIATLDSLAATLAVDILSDKDLEALDDLVAAIQDDLDAYDFSRYYEHQAQFHEYYLRRCGNSTLIEMLDSLKNGFLRQSYASEDKERLAALLQEINGEHRQIAELFRSRDTEKLEQAVRLHWRIIDSDML; translated from the coding sequence ATGCAGCCGAAATACCAGTCCCTCAAGGATCATGTCTATGAGTACATCGCCCAGCGGATCCAGGAAGGAACGCTGCTTCCCGGCTCCAAGATCAACGAGGCCGAAATCTGCAAGAAGCTGGACATCAGCAGGACGCCTACCCGCGAGGCTTTGTTCCGGCTCAGCTCGGACAACCTGCTCGACTACCTGCCTCGACGGGGCTTCACCGTCAAAGCCTTCGACCAGAAAAAAAAGGAGGACTACTCCCTCCTGATCGCGACGCTGGATTCGCTGGCCGCTACGCTGGCGGTCGATATCTTGAGCGACAAGGACCTTGAGGCGCTCGACGATCTGGTCGCGGCGATCCAGGACGATCTGGATGCCTATGACTTCAGCCGTTACTATGAGCATCAGGCGCAGTTCCACGAGTACTATCTCCGCAGATGCGGCAACTCCACCTTGATCGAGATGCTGGATTCGCTCAAGAACGGATTCCTCCGCCAATCCTATGCCAGCGAGGACAAGGAAAGACTGGCCGCCCTCCTGCAGGAGATCAACGGCGAGCACCGCCAGATCGCCGAGCTGTTCCGCAGCCGCGACACGGAGAAGCTGGAGCAGGCGGTGCGCCTCCATTGGCGCATCATCGATTCCGACATGCTGTAG
- a CDS encoding hemolysin III family protein: MANTYTYTRREEVANAVTHGIGTALSVAALVLLIVFAAEKGTALHVVSFTIYGVAMLLLYAASTLVHSFREGRAKQVMEVLDHSFIYVFIAGTYTPLLFHMVGGKLGWTLFGVIWGITVFGVLFKSFFVTKFLFTSTILYIAMGWLIVFAWGPLTAHLAPGGVTLLIAGGLLYTVGTVFYVWRGFPYHHAVWHLFVLAGSAVHFFAILLYVLPWS; encoded by the coding sequence ATGGCAAATACGTATACGTATACGCGGCGCGAGGAAGTGGCCAATGCGGTCACGCATGGAATCGGCACGGCGCTGAGCGTCGCGGCACTCGTGCTGCTCATCGTGTTCGCGGCAGAGAAGGGAACGGCGCTGCATGTCGTCAGCTTCACGATCTACGGAGTGGCGATGCTGCTGCTGTATGCGGCTTCGACGCTGGTGCACAGCTTCCGGGAGGGCCGGGCCAAGCAGGTGATGGAGGTGCTGGACCACTCCTTCATCTACGTGTTCATCGCGGGCACTTACACGCCTCTGCTGTTCCACATGGTCGGCGGCAAGCTGGGATGGACGCTGTTCGGCGTCATCTGGGGGATCACGGTATTCGGCGTGCTGTTCAAATCGTTTTTCGTGACGAAGTTCCTGTTCACCTCGACGATCCTGTACATCGCGATGGGATGGCTGATCGTATTTGCCTGGGGTCCTCTCACGGCTCACCTCGCTCCCGGCGGCGTCACCCTGCTCATTGCCGGCGGACTGCTCTACACGGTCGGCACGGTCTTCTATGTATGGCGGGGGTTCCCGTACCATCACGCGGTATGGCATCTGTTCGTGCTGGCCGGCTCGGCCGTGCATTTCTTCGCGATTCTGCTCTACGTGCTTCCGTGGAGCTGA